The following proteins are co-located in the Pelecanus crispus isolate bPelCri1 chromosome 5, bPelCri1.pri, whole genome shotgun sequence genome:
- the RTCA gene encoding RNA 3'-terminal phosphate cyclase — protein MDGDRVEIDGGIMEGGGQILRVSTALSCLLGLPLRVRRIRAGRSQPGLRPQHLSGLEIIRDLCEGKLEGGEIGSTEITFTPGKIKGGIHIADTKTAGSVCLLMQVAMPCVLFAASPSELHLKGGTNAEMAPQIDYTVMVFKPIVEKFNFTFNCDIKKRGYYPQGGGEVVVQMSPVKELSPINLTERGTVTKIYGRAFVAGALPIKLAKDMSAAAVRCIRKEIRDLYINIQPVREPDDQAFGTGSGIIVVAETSTGCLLAGSSLGKRGKNSDKVGIEAAEILLRNLKHGGTVDDSLQDQLIIFMALAKGVSRVKSGPITLHTQTAIHFAEQLTKAKFTVTKSEEEDPSKDTYIIECQGMGMINPNL, from the exons ATGGACGGCGACCGGGTGGAGATCGACGGCGGCATCATGGAGGGG GGCGGGCAGATCTTGCGAGTGTCCACGGCcctgagctgcctgctgggcCTGCCGCTGCGGGTGCGCCGGATCCGCGCCGGGAGGAGCCAGCCCGGCCTCAG GCCTCAGCATCTCTCTGGATTGGAGATCATTCGAGATCTGTGTGAGGGGAAGCTGGAAGGCGGAGAAATTGGCTCAACAGAAATAACCTTCACTCCTGGGAAGATCAAAGGTGGAATCCACATAGCAGATACAAAAACAGCAGG GAGTGTGTGTCTCCTGATGCAGGTAGCAATGCCCTGTGTGCTGTTTGCTGCTTCCCCATCAGAACTTCATTTAAAAGGTGGGACTAATGCTGAGATGGCTCCTCAGATAGACTACACAGTCATG GTTTTCAAGCCAATAGTTGAAAAGTTCAATTTCACATTTAATTGTGACATAAAAAAGAG GGGCTACTATCCTCAGGGAGGTGGTGAAGTTGTAGTCCAGATGTCACCAGTCAAAGAGTTGAGCCCAATAAACTTAACAGAACGTGGCACGGTGACAAAGATATATGGAAGAGCATTTGTTGCTGGAGCGCTGCCTATAAAA CTGGCAAAAGACATGTCGGCAGCAGCGGTGAGATGcatcagaaaagaaatcagagatCTTTACATTAACATCCAGCCTGTTCGAGAACCTGATGATCAAGCCTTTGGGACTGGAAGTGGAATAAT CGTTGTTGCAGAGACTTCAACAGGTTGTTTATTAGCTGGGTCGTCACTTGGCAAGAGAG GAAAGAATTCTGACAAGGTTGGCATTGAGGCAGCTGAGATACTGCTTAGGAATCTCAAACATGGTGGAACTGTGGATGATTCTCTCCAAGACCAA CTGATCATTTTTATGGCGCTAGCAAAGGGGGTGTCTAGAGTGAAAAGCGGACCAATTACACTTCATACTCAAACAGCTATACACTTTGCAGAGCAGCTAACAAAG GCCAAATTTACTGTGACAAAATCGGAAGAGGAAGATCCCAGTAAAGATACCTACATCATTGAGTGCCAAGGAATGGGGATGATAAACCCAAACCTatag